Below is a genomic region from Deinococcus sp. YIM 134068.
TGCTCGACCGGGGGCTGCCCACCGTCCTCGTGGACCAGGCCCCACAGCCGGGAACCTCGCGTGTGGGCATCGACGACGCGGGCGGGGCGGGGGAGGCCGCGCGGCACCTGACCGGGCTGGGGCACCGTCACCTCGGCGTGTTGAGTATGGAACTCACGCCCGAACGCCGGAGCGGCCCGGTGACGCCCGAGCGTGAGGCGGCGGCTACTTATGAGACAACTGTCGCCCGATTGCGCGCCTACCGTGAGGCCGCCGGGGAGACGGGGGCACACCTCCACGTCACCGAGACGTCGCTGAACACGCCGGAGGATGGGGAGCGGGCGGCCCGCGACCTCCTCACCGCTCACCCGGAGCTCACGGCGCTCCTCTGCATGAGTGACGTGCTCGCGCAGGGGGCGTTGCGGGCGGCGCAGGCCCTCGGGCGACGGGTGCCGGAGGACCTCAGCCTCGTCGGCTACGACGACGTGCCGAGCAGCGCGGCCCTGAACCTCACCACCGTCTGGCAGCCCACCACGGAGAAGGGCGAGCGGGTCGGCGCGGCCATCCTCGCGCGGTTGGACGGGGACGACGTGGAGGACGTGACCTTGCCTACCCGGCTGGTGGTGCGGGGGACGACGGCTGCGGTTGCGTATCCCGAGGCGTCATCCCTTACCCTGCCCCCATGACTTCCACCTCATCCACAGACCTCATCCCGCATATCGAGCGCGGCCTCGCCGACCTGCGCGACCTCGTGGCCCTTCAGAGCGTGTCGGCGCAGGGGCGGATGCTGCCGGAGACGGCGGCCCATGTGACGCGGCTGCTGGAGGCGGAGGGCTTCACGGTCCGGTCGTACCCCGGCGAGGTCGCGCCCGTGCTCGTCGCCGAGGCGGGGGAGGGGTCAGCGACCCTGCTCATCTACAACCATTACGACGTTCAGCCCGAGGACCCGCTGGAGCTGTGGGACAGCCCGCCCTTCGAGCTGACCGAGCGGGACGGACGCCTGTACGGGCGCGGTGCCTCGGACGACAAGGGTGAGCTGGCCTCCCGTCTCGCCGCCGTCCGGGCAGTGCGGGAACGGCATGAGGGCCGTCTGCCCCTGCGCGTTCGCTGGCTCATCGAGGGCGAGGAGGAGGTCGGCAGCCCCAGCCTCGAACGCTTCATCGCCGAGCACGCGGACGAGTTGCGCGCCGACGGCTGCTGGTGGGAGTTCGGCGGCATCAGCCCGGAGGGACGCCCGGTCGCCTCGCTCGGATTGAAGGGCGTGATGGGCGTGGAATTGCGCTGCCGGGTGGCGGCCTCGGACCTGCATAGCAGCCTCGGGGCGGTGATCGACAATCCCCTCTACCGCCTCGCGCGGGCGGTTGCCTCCTTGCGCGACGAGACGGGGCGCGTGACCATCCCCGGCTTCCATGACGATGTGCGCGAACCCTCGGACGCCGACCGCGCCGCCATCGCCCGCATCCCCGGCGACGGCCAGCCCGTGCGCGATACCTACGGCGTGACCCGCCCCCTCGCCACCGGGAGCGCCTACCACGAGCGGGCCAACCTGATGCCCGTCGTCAATGTCAACGGCTGGGGCGGCGGCTACCAGGGTGAGGGGAGCAAGACGGTGTTGCCCGCCCACGGCTTCGTGAAGCTCGACTTCCGGCTGGTGCCCGACCAGGACCCGGCGCGCATCCTCGAAGTGTTGCGGGCGCATCTGGACGCTCAGGGGTTAGAGGATATAGAGATCGTGGAGCTGGAGGCTCACCAGAAACCCGCGCGGGCCGACGCCGGGCATCCCTTCGTGCGGGCGTGCATCGAGGCCGCCGGGGAGGCACACGGGGCCGAACCCATCGTTCACCCGTCGAGCGCGGCGAGCGGGCCGATGCACCCCTTTACCTACCACCTCGGCGTTCCCTGCGTGGCGCTGGGCATCGGCAACGTGGGCGGACGGGTCCACGCGCCGAACGAGAACATCGTGCGCGAGCATTTCGAGAAGGGGGTGGCATTCGGGGTGGCGCTGCTGGAGCGTCTGGCGCGGGAGTGAGGTAGGGGAGTGTTGGGCGTTAGGGTCGTCACGTCGCCCCCTCTCCCCGGTCCTCTCCCGCAGGGGGAGAGGGGGCAAAACATTCTTCGTCCTGCCTCCTTCACCCCGAAGCGGCAAAGCAGAACCCCGGCAAGCTTCCGCCGAGGTTCTGCTTTCACTGACTGCTGAACGCTGACGGCTGACCGCTCCTACACGTCCTCGCTGCCCGTGTCCATTCGCACCACGCGCGGCGTGAAGCTCGCCACCACGTCCACGAGGTCGCTCTGGCGGGCAAGGACGTGCTCGATGCGCTTGTACGCCTGTGGGGCCTCGTCGATGCCACCGCCGATCAGGGTGACGCCGCGCTCGCGGAGGTACGCCTGTACGTCCTTCTTGACGAGGGTGTTCGCGGCGGCCTTGCGCCCAAGCTGGCGGCCCGCGCCGTGGCTGGCGCTCGCCAGCGCGTCGGGGTTGCCCAAGCCGCGCACCACGAAGCCGGGGTCGGCCATGCTGCCGGGGATGAGGCCGAGTTGCCCGCGCTCGGCGGGTGTAGCCCCCTTGCGGTGGACGATCAGGTCGCGGCCCCCCACCTCCTGCCGCCACGCGAGGTTGTGGCTGTTGCCCACGCTGGCGGCGGGCTTTACCCCCAGCGCGCGGGCGAGGCGGGCGTGGATCAGGTCGTGGTTGGCGAGGGCGTAGCGACCGGCGAGGTTCATCGCCTGCCAGTAGCCCTCGCCCTCCTCGGTGCCCAGGGGCAGCCACGCGAGCTTCTTCGCCGCGCCGTCGAGGGTGGGGTGGAGGGCCTGCGCCACCCGCGTGTAGTGGTTCGCCACCTGCGCCCCAAATCCGCGCGAGCCGCTGTGCGACAGGATGGCAAGGTACTCGCCCGCCTCTAGCCCGAGGTCGGCGGTGGGCAGGGTCAGCGTGCCGAATTCGACGAAGTGATTCCCGCTCCCGCTCGTGCCGATCTGGTCGGCGGCCTTCGCGTGGAGGTGACGGAGGAGGGGCTGCTCGTCCCAGGCGTCCTCATGCAGAACCTCGTGGTCCTCGCGGTCGCGCTTCTCGAAGCCGACACCGGCCCCAAAGCGGGTGTGCTTCTTCAGGAGGCGGGTCGCCTCGTCCGCGCTCAGGGCACCAGCGGGGAGGGGCAGCACGCTCAGGCGCATGGAGCAGCCGATGTCCACGCCCACCCCGTAGGGAATTATGGCGTCCTCGGTCGCCAGCACGCCGCCGATGGGCAGGCCGTAGCCCACATGCGCGTCGGGCATCAGCGCCCCGGCGCGGCTGATCGGGAGGCGCATCGCCACGTCCATCTGGTCGCGGGCACCCGCCTCGATCAGGTCGGCACCCCACACGCGGTAGGGGAGAGGATCGGCCCGCAACTCGCTCGCGCGGCGGGCGTCGAGAACTGCTTGCTGAGAGGTGAATTCGGCTGCCAGGTCCGCGTACACCCCGCCCGAGAGGTACGCCGCCGGGTTCTCCCGCACCGAGCGCAACTCGGCCAGAATCTCCTCGCGGTCCAGACCCGCCTCCTCACGCCGGGCCGCCGCCGCCAGCGCGAGGGCCACCGCCTTCTTCTCGAAGCCCAATTTGGTGATGTGCTTTCCGTTCATGTCCCGTTCCTGTGTCTGTGAAAGGGGGCGTGGAGACCGCCCCGGTCGTCTTCCGTCGTGTCGTCGCCTCGGCCCCGGTCGCCGTCGTCTGCGGGTGTGTCCGTCATATTCGCCCCCTTCTTTGTCGTTCAAGGTCCGCCCGCCAGTGTGCCCGACGCTGGGGTGGAACACATCGGCCAAGTCACGCAGTTCTCTCGGCGCGGCGCAGGCCGTTTGGCGGACTCCTCAGCCCCACTCCTCCTCTTCCGCCTGCTGAACGAGGTGCCGCGCCCAGTCGTTCACTACCTCGGGGGAAAGGTCATGCAACCGCTCCAACATCCGCTCCACGTCGGCGTCTGTCCAGCCCTCGACCTTCGGGAGACGGCGCGGGGCCATGCCGGGCAGGAAGGAGGCGGGGTCGTCGCGCAGGACCATCAGGGTGGCGCAGGCGTGCTTGCAGATCGCGTTGTACTCGTCGGGGCAGGAGCAGGCGACCTCGCCGCTCTCCAGGTTCACATGCACCCGGTACGGCGCTGGACGGCTGCCCTGCACACGCGCCCGAGAGGTCTCGCCCTGCCGCTCGCGGTGGCTCACGTCGCCCAGCAGGCCCTGTGCCCGCTCGCGCACCTTGTTCGGGGCGTAGCGGAGGAGGTCTGCGGCGGTGAAGCTCATCCCCGTTCCGCCAGCGCCGCCCGCGCCTCGGCAACCTCATCCCAGGGCACGGTTTCCGTATCGCGTTCCAGGGTGTCCTCCGGTCCCTTGCCTGCCAGAAGCACCGTGTCCCCCGCCCGCGCCTCCCGGATGATGTGACCGATGGCCTCGCGGCGGTCGCCGATGCTCGTGAAGTTGGAGCGCCCCGCCTCCCGCGCCCCCCGCTCCATCTCGCGCAGGATGTCGGCGAGCGGCGTGTCGCGGTGGTCCTCCTCGGTGAAGACGGCGTGATCGGCAAGACGGGTCGCCACCTCGCCCAGCGGCGCGCGTTTGCCGGGGTCGCGCGGCCCACCCGCCGAGCCGAGCAGCACCCACAGCCGCCCGGCGGTCGTGGCGCGCAGGGTGCCCAGCGCCTTTTGCAGACTCGGCGGCGTGTGCGCGAAGTCCACGATCACGCGCGGGTCGCCTTCCTCACCCGGCACGAGTTCCATGCGGCCCGGCACCCCCCGGAAGGAGGCCAGTCCCTCCATAAGCTGAGGAATTGTCGCGCCCAGATGTGCCGCCGCTGCCATCCCCGCGAGCGCGTTCGCCACATTGAATCTCCCGATCATGGGAAGTCGCGCAGTGAAGGAGCCGACTGGGGACGAGACGCGGAAGTGGAGGCCGGTCGCCCGCTCCTCGATCTCGCTCGCCCGCCAGTTCGCCGCCCGGTCCTCCATCGAATAGGTCGTCTCGGAGAGTGTGACGCCCATCAACTTCTCCGTCCAACCATCCTCCGCGTTGAGGACGGCATGACGGGCACGCTCCACCAGCTTGCGTTTGTCGGCGAAGTAGTTCTCGACCGTGCCGTGGAAGTCCAGATGTTCGCTCGTCAGGTGCGTCCACACGGCCACGTCCCAATCCACCCCGCGCACCCGGTCAAGGGCGAGGGCGTGGCTGCTCGCCTCCAGCACGACGGCCTGCCCCCCCGCACCCACCATCTCGGCCAACGTTGCCTGAACCTGCGGCGCTTCGGGCGTGGTGAAATGGGCGGGGAAGTGCCGCAGCACGCCGTCCGGCAACTCGTAGCCCACGGTGCTCAGCAGACCCGTCCTCAGCCCCGCCGCCCGCAGGAGGTGACGGGTGAGCCAACTCGTCGTCGTCTTGCCGTCCGTGCCCGTGACGCCGACCACCCGCAACTTCCGGCTCGGGTGCCCGCTCAAGGCCGCCGCCGCGTCCGCGAGGGCCGCCCGCGCGTTCGGCACCGTGAGGTAGAGAAGGGGGGAGATTAGCCCGTCCGGCAGCCCCTCACCGATTACGGCGACTGCGCCCCTCGCGGTCACATCGTCCAAAAAGCTGTGCCCGTCGAACCGCGCCCCTCGAATCGCCACGAAGGCAAAACCCGGTTCCACCCACGCCGCGTTGTGCGTCACGCCGCGCACCTCCACATCGGGGAGAGCGGCGGGAGGGGCGTTCAGGGTGGCGGCGAGGTCACGCAGGAGCATACGGTTGGAGAGTAGCAGCCACCTTCCCCGGTGGTCCCGCCCCGTATCCTGACCCCATGTCGGCCCCCCTGCCCCGCCTCCCGGACGTGGACACCTGCGAGGTCCCCTGCGTTCACCCGGAGGCCGTCGCCCGCGCCCGCGCCGCCCAGCCCGGCGACGACGCCCTGACCCGCGCCGCCACGCTCCTCAAGGCCGTCTCCGACCCCACGAGGTTGCGCCTCCTGACCGCCCTCGGCACGGGCGAACTGTGCGTGTGCGACCTCGCCGCCGTCGCGGGCACGAGCGAGAGCGCGGTGAGCCACCAACTCCGCCTCCTGCGCGGCCAGAACCTCGTCGCCCCCCGCAAGGAGGGCCGCATCGTGTACTACAGGTTGGCAGACGCGCACGTATCCGGGCTGCTGGGGAACGTGCTGGAGCATGTGGGGGAGCAGGGCTAGGGAACGACGACAGGAAGGTGTCGGTCCATTTTCTGGGGACGCTCGGCTCGTTCACCCCCTCCCAGCCTCCCCCCAGGGGACGCCTGATGTGAATTGCGGATTCGGCAAAAGGAGCGTTTTTATCGTCTGGCAGAAGGACGAGCGGTGCTCGTCACCCCCCTCCCCGACCCTCCCCCACAAGGAGGGAGGGAGCAAAGAGCACGGCTGACACGCTCGCTTTCTCTTGCACATCAGGCGTTCAAGGGGGAGGGGCAGAAGAGTTGGCTACATGTTCTTGTCGTCATTCGCCGCAACTGCCTACGCTGAACGCTGAAGGCTGACACCTACCTCAGCAGCGGCAATCCGAACCCGTACCCCTGCACCCGGTCGCACACCCACCGGAAGGCCGCCGGGTCCGCCACGAAATCGAGTTGGTCGCCGGGCACCCGCACGACCGGGCAGGCGTCAAAGGCTCTCACCCACAGGTCGTACAGGCGGTTCAGACCCTCCAGGTAGGCGTCGGGGATGGCCTGCTCATAGTCGCGCCCGCGCTGGGCGATGCGGCCCCGGAGCGTCGGCAGCGAGGCGTCGATGTGGATCAGGAGGTCGGGCACCCGCAGGGCGGGGAGGATGCCCTCGTACAGCCCCCGGTACGTCGCCCAGTCGCGTGCCTCCATCTGCCCGCTCTCGAACAGGTTGCGCGCGAAGATGTTCGCGTCCTCGAACACGGTGCGGTCCTGAATGACGTACCGTGCCCCCGTGACGAGGTGGAGGTGCTGCTCCAGCCGCCTGGAGAGGAAGTACACCTGTGAATGGAAGGAATACCGCCGCATGTCGCGGTAGAAGTCCTCCAGGTAGGGGTTCTCCGCATACGGCTCGTACACGGGTCGCAGCCCGTACCGCTCGGCGAGCATCCGCGTCAGGGTGCTCTTGCCGCTGCCGATGTTGCCGGAGACGGCGAGGTACATCAGCGGCTCCGCAGACGGTGAGTGGGAAGTGGTGAGTGGTGAGTGGTGAAAACACTGCCACCAACCCACTGCCCACTGCCCACTGCCCACTGACCTTCACTCATCGGCCCGCCCCCACCCCTTCCGCCCCCAGCGCCTCCTCCACCCGGCTCATCAGCGCCAGCTCGTCCTCGGCGTTTCCCACGAAGTCGTAGCCGCCCGCGTCCACGGTGAGGAGGCGGCCCGGATAGGTGCGGAAGTATTCGTCGTAGCGCGTGGTCAGCTCGGCGAGGTAGGCGGCCTGCATGGCGCGCTCGAAGGGACGGCCCCGTTTCTCGATGCGGGAGAGCAACAGCTCCGGCTCGGCGCGCAGGTACACCACGAGGTCGGGGGTGGGCAGCCGGGGCGAGAGGTGGGCGTACAGGTCCTCGTACAGCGCGAACTCCGCGTCCCTCAGGTTCATCGCCGCGAAGATGAAGTCCTTGTCGAAGAGGTAGTCGCTCACCACATGCCCGCTCCACAGCCCCGGCTGCGCGAGGGCGGAGAGCTGCTTGAAACGCGAGAGCAGGAAGAAGACCTGCACCTGAAAGGCGTAGACCTCCGGAGCCTCGTAGAAGCGCGCGAGGAAGGGATTCTCCTCCACGACCTCCAGGTTGAGGTCCGCGCCGTGGCGCGCCGCGAGTCTGCCCGCGAGGCTGGTCTTGCCTACCCCGATGGGGCCTTCGACGACGACGTACATAGCGGGGAGATGATAGCAGCGGTCAGCTTCCAGCGGCCAGCCGCCAGCAAAAGAAGCGCCCCAGCGTGGTCTGAGGCGTCCCTTTGCTCTGCTGGAAGCTGGCCGCTGGTCGCTCTACTGCAACGTCCGCTTCAGCAGCGTCACCCGCACGTCCACGCTCCGCTTGTTGCGCCACAGCCGCAGATTGACTGTCTGGCCGGGTCGCTTGGCGGCCACGAGGCGGATCACGTCGTAGCTGCCGCGCACCCGCTGGCCGTCCACCGCCACGATCACGTCGCCGAGGGGGGCGAGAAGCTGGCCCCGGCTGTTCCGCAGGCTGCCGCGCAACCCCGCCCGCGCCCCGGCGGTTCCGGCGGGAGCCTCGTCCACGAGCGCGCCCTCGGAGGAGCTGAGTCCGGCAAGCTGGCGCAGGGCCGGTTCCAGGGTATCGAGGTCCACGAGCGTGACGCCCAGCGTGCCCCGCTGCGGAACCCCGATGCGCTCCAGGTCTTCGAGGCTCTGGCGCACGAGGTCGCCGGGGATGGCGATGCCGATCACGCCGGGCACGAAGTTGTTCGGGGCCGCGTTCGCGTCCGCCACGCCGACCACCGCCCCGCGCGAGTCGAGGACCGGGCCGCCGCTGTTGCCGCCCTGGATGTTAGTCGTCGTCACGAGGTACTGCCCGATCTCGCCGCCGAGCTGATCGTTGCGGGGCACGTCGCGGGCGCTGGCCGCCACGCTGAAGACGCCCGTTCCCACGAAGTTCTGGATGCGGAGGGGCGTCCCGATGGTGATGAGCTTCTGCCCCGGCAGCAGGGCCGCGCTGCGCCCGAACCCCAGCGTCTTCGGGGCCGTCACACCCGACACGCGCAGGATGGCGATGTCGATGCCGGGATCGATGCCCTCCACCCGCGCCGCGATGCGCCGACCGTTGGAGAGCGTCACGCTCACCGACTCCTGAAACTGGACGACGTGGTAGTTCGTGACGATCAGGTTGCGCTTGTAGAAGAAGCCCGTGCCCGTCTCCACCGGATCGTCGCCCGCCTGAAGCACGTCCTTGCGAAGTCGGGCGTCCACCCGCACGACGGCGGGAAGGGCCTGCTGCGCCACCTCCACCGTGTTGATCTCGTCCGCCGTGACGAGAGACCGCTGGGCCTGCACCCGCCCGGTGACGTACGCGCCCGTGGCCGCCGCGAGGAGCAGCAGCGTGAGGCCAGCGGCGCGGACGAGGGGGGTCACTCCCCGCCGCCTCCCCCACTGGCACCGCTCGCACTCGCCTTCGCCTCGCCACCGCCTGTACCGCCGCCTTCTGACGACTTGGGCCGCGAGTCGGTCACGTAGAAGCCGCTGCCCCGAAAGGCGATGCCGGGCACGGCGGGCACACGCCGGATGGGGGCACCCGTCTCCGGGTGGGTGGTCAGCGCCTCGTCGCGGATGCTCTGCTTGATCTCGAAAGTTTCGCCGGTGTCGGTGTTCTTGTAGACGTAGGTGGGCATGACCTCTCCAGCGGCTAATCTAGCAAGGTGGGCACGGCAAAGGGTCCCGCCGTCCAACAATGAAGACCCCCACCCGTTCGGGGGTGAGGGCCTGTGGGGAAACGGGGTGGGTTACGCGCCGACGAGGGGCCGCTCCAGCCCGAACACCCGGTCGTCCACGGCGAGCGACTCGTTTCCGGCCTTGATGGTGGCGGCGAGCGCCTTCGTCTCGGGGAAGAGCTTGGCGAAGTAGAAGCGCGCGGTCTGCATCTTGGCGAGGTAGAAGCCGTCCTTGTCCTGCCCGGCATTCACCTTCTCGGCGGCGATCTTCGCCATCCGCGCCCACAGGTAGCCATAGACCACGTGCCCGAAGAAGCGCAGGTAGTCCACGGCGACCGCGTTCACCTCATCCGCACCCTCCGGCCCCGCCAGCGCCTTCTGTCCGACGACCATCGTGAGGCTGCCGAGCTGTCCCGCCGCCTTGCCGAGCGCGTCGAGGTAGGGGGCCAGCTCCTCGTCGCCCTCGTTCTCCTCCACGAACGCCTGGAGCATGCCTGCGAGCTTCTGGAGCTTCTTGCCGCCGTCCATCAGCACCTTGCGGCCCAGCAGGTCGAGGGCCTGGATGCCGTTCGTGCCCTCGTAAATCTGACCGATGCGCGCGTCGCGGACGAACTGCTCCATGCCCCACTCGCGGATGTAGCCGTGTCCGCCGAAGACCTGCTGGGCCTGCACCGCCACATTAAAGCCGTTGTCCGTCATGAACGCCTTGGCAATCGGGGTCAGGAGCGCCACGAGGTCGGCGGCCTCCTTGCGCCTGGCCTCGTCGGGGTGGTGGTGCTCGGTGTCGATGCTCAGCGCGAGCCACATCGCCATCGCGCGGCCCGCCTCGGTGTACGCCTTGCCCGTCAGCAGCATCCGGCGCACGTCGGGATGCACGATGATGGGGTCGGCGGCCTCCGCCGGGTTCACGCGCGGCTCGTGGCGCATCTGGAGGCGGTCCTTCGCGTAGGCGAGGGCATTCTGGTACGCGACCTCCCCGAGACCGAGGCCCTGGAGGCCCGTGCCGAGTCGGGCGGCGTTCATCATGATGAACATGTTGTTCATGCCCTTGTTGATCTCGCCGACGAGGTAGCCCGTCGCCCCGTCGAAGTTCAGCACGGCGGTCGCGTTGCCGTGGATGCCCATCTTGTGCTCGATGGAGCCGCACACCACGCCGTTGCGCTCGCCCACGCCGCCGTTCGCGTTCACGAGGAACTTGGGCACGAGGAAGAGGCTGATCCCCTTCGTCCCCTGTGGGCTGCCCTCCAGCCGCGCGAGGACGAGGTGGAGGATGTTCTCCGCGAGGTCGTGCTCACCCGCGCTGATGAAGATTTTGGTGCCCGTGAGCGCGTAGGTGCCGTCGCCGTTGTCCGTCGCCTTCGTGCGGATGATGCCGAGGTCCGTGCCCGCGTGCGGCTCGGTGAGGCACATCGTTCCGGTCCACTCGCCGCTCACGAGCCTGGGGAGGTAGGTGTCCTTCAGCTCCTGGCTGCCGACCGCGTGCAGGGCCGAGTACGCGCCGTGCGAGAGGCCGGGGTACATCGACCACGCCACGTTCGCGGAGTTCAGCAGCTCCACGAGCACGTTGCTGACGAGGTGGGGCATCCCCTGCCCGCCGTAGGCCGGGTCGGCGTCCAGCGCGGTCCAGCCCGCCTGGCGGTACTTGTCGTAGGCGGCCTTGAAGCCTGTCGGGGTGGTCACGACGCCGCCCGGATGCCAGGTGCAGCCCTCCTCGTCGCCCACGCGGTTCAGGGGCACGAGTTCGGTCTCCACGAAGCGGGCGGCCTCCTCCAGCACCTGATTCATCAGGTCGCCGTCGGCGGTGTCGTTCTCCGCGTAGTACGGCATCGCGGCGAGGGCCTCGGGCGCGCCGAGGAGTTCGTGCATCAGGAACTTGAGGTCGCGCAGGGGGGCTTTGTACACGGGCATAGCAGGCTCCTTCGGGCGGGCCGTCACCCGTCGGGGGAGGCTCGCCACACCTTGTTGATTGTACCCAGTCTAAAACTTTCTGGGGCAAAAGTCACGCGGGGGGGGGCGGTGTGGGTGCCGGGGGGGAGGGCCGCCGTCCGGCGGGGGTGGACCGGGTTCAGGGAGGTGAGGCGGGAGGCCGCAAACCGGGCCGTGCCCAGGCGTCATTTCGAGTATCCTGAACCTGATCATGAACTACCCAAGCCTGGTCTGGCACCTCAAGCGTACCGAGTTGTTCGCCGACCTTGAGTTGACGGAGCTGGAGCGTGTGGCCGCCACGACGCCCTACCGCTCCTACGGGCCGGGGGAGGTCATCTACCGCATGGACGATCCGGCGGACGCCCTGTACTTCGTCCGCAGCGGCCTCGTCAAGATCAGCAAGCTCTTCCCGAACGGCAAGGAGGCCATTCTCGGCGTCATCGGCCAGCACGACACCTTCGGGGAGCTGCTGCTTCAGGCCGAGGAGAGGCGTCCCACCCAGGCCGAGGCGCTGGAGCGCACCACCCTGATCGTGCTGCCGCGCACCGAGCTGCAAAAGCTGCTGAACACCAAGCCCGACCTCGCCATGAAGCTCATCCGCCTGATGGCCGCGCGCCTCTTCGAGGCCCAGTCGTGGAGCGCTGCCGTCAGCGCCTATAGCGCCCCAGAGCGCGTGGCCAGCCTGCTCTACCGCCTCGCGCGGGAGTTCGGGCGGCCCCACGCGCAGGGCGTCGAACTGGCCCTCAAGCTCAATCAGGAGGACATCGCCCGGATGGTCGGCGCGACCCGCGAGACGGTGAGCCATTCGCTCGGCAAGCTCAAGCAGGAGGGGGCCATCGTCCGTGCCCGCACGCCGATGATTCTGCGGCTGGAGGCGCTCCAGCGGTATCTGGAGGAGTGAGGCAGCAGGCCGACTGCGCTTCCGGTAAGCGCCCTACAGCGGGTCCGTGAGCGACAGGTCTCCTGTCACCGTGCCCGCAGCCGCGTTCAACCTGCGCCGCGCCTTCTCCGCCCAAAGGTAGCGGGCGGCCAGCGTCCGGTAAGGCGACCACGAGGCCACAACCTCGTCTGGCACGTCGTCCGAGTACAGCTTTTGTAGCTCCTGCCGCAGCACGAGGTCGCCGAAGGAGAACACGTCGGGGCGGGCGAGGCCGAACATGAGGAACATCTCCACGGTCCAGCGTCCGATGCCGGGCAGGGGCGTGAGTTGCGCGATGGCCTCCTCATCCGGCAACGAGGCGAGGTGCGCGAAGTCCACCCGTCCGCCTTGCGCCGCCTCCGCCAACGCGCGCACCGTGCGGACCTTCGCCCACGAGAGGCCGAACGAGCGCAAGGTCTCCGGCTCGGCTCTCAAGAGCGTCCCCGGCGTCACCTCGCCCAACGTGCTGACCACGCGCGCATAGATGCTCGCCGCCGCCCGCACGGAGAGCTGCTGCCCGGTCACACTCCGCACGAGCGTCCCGAAGGGGTCGGATGTGGGCACGAGCACCGGGAGCGGCCCCACCTGTGAGATCAGCGCCGCGAGAGCCGAGTCACGTTCCAGCCAGGTGACGGCCTGCGCGTGATCGGTCAGGGGAAGGTGGCTGGAAGAGAGGAGAGTCACGGAGACGGCCATTCAAGCGCATCCGTGAAGGAGTAACGGTGGCGCTGCCTCCTTCCGCCTCCCCTACGCCGCCTGCTCCCTCTTGCGCCGCACGAACCACCAGATCGCCCCGACGATCACGAGGCCGAGGATGATGCGCGACGTGGGGCCGACGTACTGCTCCACCCGGTCGTAGTTCTCG
It encodes:
- a CDS encoding ArsR/SmtB family transcription factor, whose product is MSAPLPRLPDVDTCEVPCVHPEAVARARAAQPGDDALTRAATLLKAVSDPTRLRLLTALGTGELCVCDLAAVAGTSESAVSHQLRLLRGQNLVAPRKEGRIVYYRLADAHVSGLLGNVLEHVGEQG
- a CDS encoding UDP-N-acetylmuramoyl-L-alanyl-D-glutamate--2,6-diaminopimelate ligase encodes the protein MLLRDLAATLNAPPAALPDVEVRGVTHNAAWVEPGFAFVAIRGARFDGHSFLDDVTARGAVAVIGEGLPDGLISPLLYLTVPNARAALADAAAALSGHPSRKLRVVGVTGTDGKTTTSWLTRHLLRAAGLRTGLLSTVGYELPDGVLRHFPAHFTTPEAPQVQATLAEMVGAGGQAVVLEASSHALALDRVRGVDWDVAVWTHLTSEHLDFHGTVENYFADKRKLVERARHAVLNAEDGWTEKLMGVTLSETTYSMEDRAANWRASEIEERATGLHFRVSSPVGSFTARLPMIGRFNVANALAGMAAAAHLGATIPQLMEGLASFRGVPGRMELVPGEEGDPRVIVDFAHTPPSLQKALGTLRATTAGRLWVLLGSAGGPRDPGKRAPLGEVATRLADHAVFTEEDHRDTPLADILREMERGAREAGRSNFTSIGDRREAIGHIIREARAGDTVLLAGKGPEDTLERDTETVPWDEVAEARAALAERG
- a CDS encoding deoxynucleoside kinase — its product is MYLAVSGNIGSGKSTLTRMLAERYGLRPVYEPYAENPYLEDFYRDMRRYSFHSQVYFLSRRLEQHLHLVTGARYVIQDRTVFEDANIFARNLFESGQMEARDWATYRGLYEGILPALRVPDLLIHIDASLPTLRGRIAQRGRDYEQAIPDAYLEGLNRLYDLWVRAFDACPVVRVPGDQLDFVADPAAFRWVCDRVQGYGFGLPLLR
- a CDS encoding deoxynucleoside kinase, whose translation is MYVVVEGPIGVGKTSLAGRLAARHGADLNLEVVEENPFLARFYEAPEVYAFQVQVFFLLSRFKQLSALAQPGLWSGHVVSDYLFDKDFIFAAMNLRDAEFALYEDLYAHLSPRLPTPDLVVYLRAEPELLLSRIEKRGRPFERAMQAAYLAELTTRYDEYFRTYPGRLLTVDAGGYDFVGNAEDELALMSRVEEALGAEGVGAGR
- a CDS encoding RtcB family protein, giving the protein MNGKHITKLGFEKKAVALALAAAARREEAGLDREEILAELRSVRENPAAYLSGGVYADLAAEFTSQQAVLDARRASELRADPLPYRVWGADLIEAGARDQMDVAMRLPISRAGALMPDAHVGYGLPIGGVLATEDAIIPYGVGVDIGCSMRLSVLPLPAGALSADEATRLLKKHTRFGAGVGFEKRDREDHEVLHEDAWDEQPLLRHLHAKAADQIGTSGSGNHFVEFGTLTLPTADLGLEAGEYLAILSHSGSRGFGAQVANHYTRVAQALHPTLDGAAKKLAWLPLGTEEGEGYWQAMNLAGRYALANHDLIHARLARALGVKPAASVGNSHNLAWRQEVGGRDLIVHRKGATPAERGQLGLIPGSMADPGFVVRGLGNPDALASASHGAGRQLGRKAAANTLVKKDVQAYLRERGVTLIGGGIDEAPQAYKRIEHVLARQSDLVDVVASFTPRVVRMDTGSEDV
- a CDS encoding LacI family DNA-binding transcriptional regulator, which gives rise to MPPAKPVPVRRVTLRDVAARLGVSPATVSNAYNRPDQLSPELRERVLTAARELGYGGPDPLARSLRRGRTDVIGVVYDAPLEYAFADPAAALFLGAVARTVQERQLNLLLLASPQGTLPVEAASVDGFVVYCAAEESELLRAVLDRGLPTVLVDQAPQPGTSRVGIDDAGGAGEAARHLTGLGHRHLGVLSMELTPERRSGPVTPEREAAATYETTVARLRAYREAAGETGAHLHVTETSLNTPEDGERAARDLLTAHPELTALLCMSDVLAQGALRAAQALGRRVPEDLSLVGYDDVPSSAALNLTTVWQPTTEKGERVGAAILARLDGDDVEDVTLPTRLVVRGTTAAVAYPEASSLTLPP
- a CDS encoding M20/M25/M40 family metallo-hydrolase translates to MTSTSSTDLIPHIERGLADLRDLVALQSVSAQGRMLPETAAHVTRLLEAEGFTVRSYPGEVAPVLVAEAGEGSATLLIYNHYDVQPEDPLELWDSPPFELTERDGRLYGRGASDDKGELASRLAAVRAVRERHEGRLPLRVRWLIEGEEEVGSPSLERFIAEHADELRADGCWWEFGGISPEGRPVASLGLKGVMGVELRCRVAASDLHSSLGAVIDNPLYRLARAVASLRDETGRVTIPGFHDDVREPSDADRAAIARIPGDGQPVRDTYGVTRPLATGSAYHERANLMPVVNVNGWGGGYQGEGSKTVLPAHGFVKLDFRLVPDQDPARILEVLRAHLDAQGLEDIEIVELEAHQKPARADAGHPFVRACIEAAGEAHGAEPIVHPSSAASGPMHPFTYHLGVPCVALGIGNVGGRVHAPNENIVREHFEKGVAFGVALLERLARE
- a CDS encoding SWIM zinc finger family protein, coding for MSFTAADLLRYAPNKVRERAQGLLGDVSHRERQGETSRARVQGSRPAPYRVHVNLESGEVACSCPDEYNAICKHACATLMVLRDDPASFLPGMAPRRLPKVEGWTDADVERMLERLHDLSPEVVNDWARHLVQQAEEEEWG